In Rhizoctonia solani chromosome 7, complete sequence, one DNA window encodes the following:
- a CDS encoding Ctr domain-containing protein — protein MAHIATHHPSEKRVAVYADYGARNHECLPMKYSDIPLRPILIGLVGLDERYHLFVPNFKASAMRLTFATVVVLVGLAAATPTPVEEKRLDCYNSCMQTCSPPGAAICSILCGQQCK, from the exons AtggcacacatagccactcATCATCCTTCGGAAAAGCGTGTCGCGGTGTACGCAGACTATGGGGCGCGAAATCACGAGTGTCTTCCGATGAAGTACTCGGACATACCTTTGCGTCCAATTCTCATTGGCCTCGTCGGCTTGGATGAACGA TATCACCTGTTTGTTCCCAACTTCAAGGCATCTGCTATGCGTC TTACTTTTGCTACAGTCGTCGTCCTTGTCGGTTTAGCCGCTGCTACTCCTACTCCGGTCGAGGAGAAGCGTCTTGATTGCTACAACAGCT GCATGCAAACATGTTCTCCTCCTGGCGCTGCCATCT GCTCAATTCTCTGCGGACAGCAGTGCAAGTAG
- a CDS encoding copper transport protein CTR2, protein MLTSRYASHFFYRPRRPYWPGHCHPAPVEERRLYCYNSCMQSCSPPGSGTSSIVCYIKLMNETLSYTHSRIFRNPRQFLYGFLQAIIVWGVSDNQKRRALPRDSIQPFPQQPSHSWAQTAHRWQILELYALWIIRCTIWKWTTGDMVAMVDTETWIWAPSVMNMLWNTQIIDTCIVFKTHFVQWNILHLVCGDCSSGCGGKTSAIRAESPAEDEPLNPRVFKQPMVATLSPGARISRAALYGAQVFLSFFLMLVFMTYNAYLILAVVLGAAIGHYVFGAQMDAEAVLSNAGVGAKGMACH, encoded by the exons ATGCTTACGTCCCGCTATGCGTC TCACTTTTTCTACCGTCCTCGTCGCCCTTATTGGCCTGGCCATTGCCACCCTGCCCCAGTAGAGGAGAGGCGTCTTTATTGCTATAACAGTT GCATGCAGTCCTGCTCTCCCCCTGGCTCCGGGACCT CCTCTATCGTTTGC TATATTAAGCTTATGAATGAAACTCTGTCATACACC CATTCACGTATCTTTCGAAACCCAAGACAATTTCTCTACGGGTTCTTGCAAGCTATTATCGTCTGGGGCGTTTCTGACAACCAAAAGCGCCGAGCGTTGCCACGTGACAGCATCCAACCATTCCCACAACAACCGTCACATTCTTGGGCTCAAACCGCTCATCGTTGGCAGATTCTAGAACTTTACGCATTATGGATCATTCGATGCACCATATGGAAATGGACCACGGGGGACATGGTGGCCATGGTGGACACGGAGACATGGATATGGGCCCCAAGTGTGATGAACATGCTGTGGAATACGCA AATCATTGATACTTGCATCGTGTTCAAGA CACATTTCGTCCAATGGAACATTCTTCATCTCGTTTGTGGCGATTGTTCTTCTGGGTGTGGC GGAAAGACAAGCGCGATCCGGGCTGAGAGTCCGGCCGAGGACGAGCCATTGAATCCTCGGGTGTTTAAGCAACCAATGGT TGCCACTCTGTCGCCTGGCGCTCGCATATCTCGGGCAGCATTGTATGGAGCCCAAGTATTCTTATCCTTCTTCCTCATG CTCGTTTTCATGACCTACAAT GCATACCTCATTCTAGCCGTCGTTCTGGGTGCGGCGATTGGACACTATGTGTTTGGGGCTCAGATGGATGCTGAAGCCGTTCTCAGTAATGCAGGGGTTGGTGCAAAAGGGATGGCTTGTCATTAA
- a CDS encoding syndecan domain-containing protein, whose protein sequence is MSDSIKPTGETTAVGVADSAATQTLTPTPHENEDEDEDEDEDDDDEEDDDDEDDEDDEDLNEIDPKAIIPEGRSRRNRPQVDYSSLKRTPGLA, encoded by the exons ATGTCTGACTCTATCAAACCCACGGG TGAAACCACTGCAGTTGGTGTTGCTGACTCCGCTGCTACTCAAACACTAACCCCAACCCCGC ATGaaaatgaggatgaggatgaggacgaggacgaggacgatgatgatgaggaagatgatgacgacgaagatgatgaagatgatgaagat CTCAACGAGATTGATCCTAAAGCGATTATCCCTGAAGGTCGTAGCCGTCGTAATCGTCCACAAGTCGACTACTCTTCACTGAAGCGCACGCCAGGGCTGGCCTGA
- a CDS encoding RNase P Rpr2/Rpp21 subunit domain protein: protein MEPENAQTSSSRHKSGLKLKDWDEHILKFLETAGLDQAARGFKLDVMVMNHNSEKRLLVALEQFCSVVAGKASVVVGADTKTEMDPPNSDLDEIKQRRPAREDDETGEIPKRPVGAGDKSSGVNERFQAVETHLGLRYVPAPPADYMLRVKHIEEHIIRLEKEYPPWAALHFNQPNRGWPPPPRDSIIAIPPHLTSSTPSAPAPSGSDTKGKHRAGKESSLLRAALDKLEVQKALDVIMAKKAQNKADQPPLVIPNRDLMQRMNFLYQASATLARSGAHPETGRLARKHVKTIKGIASGAVVKIDPSVKRMLCKGCNAVLVPGSSASVRVKTSRPHGRVISYTCFSCREVRVIPAAPTIQSHQAPQVQGKITTESTCTSEQRAGGNDVHVSTANDDIDDNVQPSATAPKTDQHRRRRSKARPVPFFARVDAGHVIFRGIERMDG, encoded by the exons ATGGAGCCTGAGAATGCACAAACTTCGTCAAGTCGACACAAGTCTGGTCTCAAACTCAAGGACTGGGACGAGCATATTCTCAAGTTTCTAGAAACG GCAGGTCTTGACCAAGCTGCGCGCGGGTTCAAATTAGATGTCATGGTAATGAACCATAACTCAGAAAAACGATTGTTGGTTGCATTAGAACAGTTTTGTTCTGTTGTGGCG GGCAAAGCTTCGGTCGTGGTTGGTGCAGACACCAAGACGGAGATGGACCCTCCAAACTCAGATTTAGACGAAATTAAACAAAG ACGGCCCGCTCGGGAAGACGATGAAACTGGGGAGATTCCGAAACGTCCCGTAGGCGCCGGGGACAAGTCGTCGGGTGTGAATGAGCGGTTTCAGGCTGTGGAAACACATCTGGGCTTAAGATACG TTCCTGCGCCGCCAGCAGACTATATGCTCCGTGTAAAGCACATTGAAGAGCACATTATTCGACTAGAGAAAGAATACCCTCCCTGGGCGGCATTACACTTTAACCAACCGAACCGAGGC TGGCCGCCCCCACCACGAGACTCAATCATCGCCATCCCACCTCACCTTACATCTTCGACCCCATCCGCTCCCGCTCCCTCCGGATCCGATACAAAAGGCAAACATCGCGCCGGGAAAGAGTCAAGCCTTTTACGCGCGGCCCTAGATAAGCTTGAAGTACAAAAGGCGCTGGATG TTATTATGGCCAAGAAGGCGCAAAACAAGGCTGACCAACCGCCTCTGGTCATCCCAAATCGGGATCTTATGCAGCGGATGAATTTCCTGTATCAGGCCAGCGCAACTCTCGCGCGTTCGGGAGCGCACCCGGAGACTGGCCGTCTGGCGCGAAAACACGTCAAGACAATCAAAGGGATTGCCAGCGGAGCAGTGGTCAAGAT TGACCCAAGTGTTAAACGTATGCTTTGCAAGGGCTGCAACGCTGTACTCGTGCCTGGATCTTCTGCTTCTGTGCGCGTGAAGA CTTCGAGACCACACGGAAGAGTGATAAGCTACACATGCTTCTCTTGTCGCGAGGTCCGCGTCATCCCTGCGGCCCCAACGATACAGTCCCATCAAGCTCCACAAGTGCAAGGCAAAATCACCACAGAGAGCACATGCACGAGTGAACAACGTGCAGGCGGGAATGACGTGCATGTATCCACCGCGAATGATGATATAGACGATAACGTTCAGCCCAGCGCTACGGCTCCCAAAACCGATCAGCATAGGCGCCGGAGATCAAAGGCCCGCCCGGTGCCGTTCTTCGCACGCGTAGATGCCGGACATGTGATCTTTCGAGGTATAGAACGCATGGATGGATGA
- a CDS encoding diphosphomevalonate decarboxylase has translation MAVYQATATAPVNIACIKYWGKRDTKLILPTNSSLSVTLDQDHLRSTTTSRADASFTQDRLWLNGKEDEIKQGGRLATCIAEMKRLRAELEQSDSSKPKISGYNVHIASTRCFSRPTYELPSTPSELSSIARQGSGSACRSLFGGYVAWEMGSKPDGSDSFAVQVATKDHWPDLHALICVVNDAKKGTSSTAGMQRTVETSLLLQHRIAHVVPQRMKDISQAIQDRDFETFGRITMDDSNQFHAVCLDTSPPIFYMNDVSRAIVALVEEFNRASGKIRAAYTYDAGPNAVIYAPKENLKEIVNLIVKYFPQSQTFADPFGVFDAGEQVGDLDLPQGFNTAVAVKHEIGAVKGLIHTRVGDGPRALGQEDALLTSDGLPKPL, from the exons ATGGCTGTCTATCAAGCTACTGCTACTGCGCCGGTAAATATCGCGTGTATAAA ATATTGGGGTAAACGTGATACCAAGTTAATACTCCCGACGAATTCGTCCCTTTCCGTTACGCTCGACCAAGATCATCTCCGCTCCACAACTACATCACGCGCCGACGCGTCGTTTACCCAAGATAGACTCTGGCTCAACGGCAAGGAGGATGAGATTAAACAAGGAGGGAGGTTGGCGACATGCATTGCTGAGATGAAACGATTGCGTGCAGAGCTCGAGCAATCGGATTCGAGCAAGCCCAAG ATTTCCGGCTACAACGTTCATATCGCATC CACTCGTTGCTTCTCTCGCCCAACTTACGAACTTCCCTCTACCCCCTCCGAGCTGTCTTCCATCGCACGCCAGGGCTCCGGCTCCGCATGTCGTTCTCTGTTCGGAGGTTACGTAGCCTGGGAAATGGGTTCCAAGCCGGACGGGTCGGATTCATTCGCCGTCCAAGTCGCGACCAAAGACCACTGGCCCGATCTACACGCTCTCATTTGCGTAGTGAACGATGCGAAAAAGGGCACGAGCTCGACAGCCGGTATGCAACGCACAGTCGAGACTTCTCTGCTCTTGCAGCACCGAATCGCGCATGTGGTGCCGCAGCGGATGAAGGATATCAGTCAAGCCATTCAAGATCGGGACTTTGAAACGTTTGGAAGGATCACTATGGACGATTCGAACCAGTTCCATGCTGTTTGCTTGGACACTTCTCCCCCGATTTTTTATATGAACGATGTGAGCAGGGCGATTGTTGCCTTGGTCGAAGAGTTCAATCGTGCGAGCGGCAAGATTCGGGCCGCTTATACGTACGATGCGGGGCCGAATGCGGTTATTTACGCACCCAAGGAGAACCTGAAGGAAATTGTGAATCTGATTGTCAAGTATTTCCCTCAATCGCAAACGTTTGCCGATCCGTTCGGGGTGTTTGATGCTGGAGAGCAAGTAGGAGATTTGGATTTGCCACAGGGGTTCAATACTGCTGTTGCTGTGAAACATGAGATTGGGGCCGTCAAGGGGTTGATTCATACGCGCGTTGGAGACGGACCACGGGCACTTGGGCAGGAAGATGCATTGTTGACGAGCGATGGGTTACCCAAGCCTCTTTAG
- a CDS encoding prenylated Rab acceptor 1 — MSDRCIVYITLTPKSSDLLEEVRQVMLNTRDMFLGLQGSISHDVGVTDGKVHVIETYESAADAERFEKIPEHDEMIQPVLARLQAALFRWSLAIILAQGHCFLDVLHVELGDLKGSWVAAQHSGGQCCIYAGRYACIAMKVPEYLKNLRETKLSALRGPQEFFDVQRISRPADLNQATSRISYNTRYFSGNYGFIVIILAVYALLTNSWLLISLGFLIGGFMAINKWAPEPMQVGEHVVTQKSLYTGLFVIGIPLLWWSSPLGTFFWLVGSSAVLILGHAALMEPGVESEYANVSEV; from the exons atgTCTGACCGC TGCATAGTATACATAACCCTTACTCCCAAATCATCCGATCTTCTCGAAGAAGTGCGACAAGTGATGTTAAACACGCGAGATATGTTCCTCGGGCTGCAGGGGTCGATATCCCACG ATGTGGGCGTAACAGACGGGAAAGTACATGTCATCGAAACTT ATGAATCGGCGGCCGATGCAGAGCGCTTTGAGAAGATACCTGAGCACGACGAGATGATTCAG CCTGTTCTAGCGCGTTTACAGGCTGCTCTTTTCCGGTGGTCCCTGGCTATTATTCTCGCGCAAGGCCATTGCTTTCTTGACGTCCTCCACGTCGAACTCGGTGATCTGAAGGGGAGTTGGGTCGCGGCGCAGCATAGTGGTGGGCAgtgctgtatatatgcagGTCGCTATGCCTGT ATTGCAATGAAGGTTCCCGAGTATCTCAAGAATTTGCGC GAGACCAAGCTCAGTGCGCTCAGGGGTCCTCAGGAGTTCTTTGACGTTCAGCGTATATCTCG ACCTGCGGATTTGAACCAGGCCACGTCCCGAATCTCGTACAACACACGCTACTTCTCCGGGAATTATGGATTCATCGTTATAATTTTGGCCGTCTATGCGCTT TTGACCAATAGCTGGCTATTGATCAGTCTGGGTTTCTTGATTGGAG GGTTCATGGCAATTAATAAATG GGCGCCGGAGCCGATGCAAGTGGGAGAGCATGTAGTCACTCAGAAGTCCCTA TATACTGGATTGTTCGTTATTG GCATTCCCCTTCTGTGGTGGTCCAGCCCCCTCGGCACGTTCTTCTGGCTCGTCGGTTCAAGTGCAGTTCTCATTCTCGGACACGCCGCATTGATGGAGCCTGGCGTCGAGTCCGAGTACGCGAACGTGTCCGAGGTTTAG
- a CDS encoding Isoleucyl-tRNA synthetase — MSFPQHDIGAQFSFPREEEKVIQYWREIDAFRTSLKLSEGKPTYSFYDGPPFATGLPHYGHLLAGTVKDIVTRYAHANGYHVERRFGWDTHGLPVEHEIDKKLGITGKEDVMKMGIDKYNAECRAIVMRYSSEWRATVERMGRWIDFDNDYKTLNIQFMESVWWAFSELFKKGMVYRGLRVMPYSTGCTTPLSNFEAGLDYRDVSDPAVTISFPLVDDPSTSLLAWTTTPWTLPSNLALCVHPEFTYIKIHDPKFGSNFILHENLLTTLYKDPKKVDFKKVGQFKGSDMKGWRYTPLFDYFTEQYEDRAFRVVNDTYVTSDSGTGIVHQAPSFGEDDHRIALAHGVVRADEQPPCPIDDAGRFTKEVPDFAGLYVKVADKEIQKVLKAKGRLIVQSTIIHQYPFCWRSHTPLLYKAIPSWFVRVQSAVDQLVKNNAETRWVPQTVGDNRFGNWIANARDWNISRNRYWGTPIPLWVSEDLEEVVAVGSVQELEELSGVKGITDLHRDKIDHITIPSKTGKGVLKRVEEVFDCWFESGSMPYAQIHYPFENKEKFQNSFPADFVSEGIDQTRGWFYTLLVLSTLLFGKAPWKNLIVTGMVLAADGKKMSKSLRNFPDPSLIVNQYGADATRMYLVNSPVVRAENLRFREEGVREVISRVLLPWLNSYRFFLGQVALLKKETGISFTYEAHKERSNNVMDRWILARCQSLIKLVKEEMEAYRLYTILPRLLDLVDELTNWYIRFNRKRLKGEDGPEVAVAALNTLFETIFTLCRTMASYTPFITENIYQGLRDFIPKSAEGEDDRSIHFIPFPDVKEEYFDSVIERQVKRMQSVIELTRTLRERHNRALKTPLKELLVFHPDEEYIKDVQSLQRYIESELNIREIIFTSDEARTGVKYRAVADWPVLGRKLRKDIGKVKAGLPNLTSDAVKSYVQTGAIDVAGISLVAGDLAVQRYVDLPDDGTSATNTDNDVVVVLDIRIHPELEGEGLARELVNRVQKLRKKAGLQAVDEVDVYYSFANGEGQDILKAIGEQEEMIKKSIKGLPKDVTGRPKGVAVLIEEEQEIGETKFALSLVRN; from the exons ATGTCGTTTCCTCAGCACGATA TTGGTGCGCAGTTTAGTTTTCCCAGGGAAGAAGAAAAGGTTATTCAGTACTGGCGCGAGATCGATGCATTTCGCACCAGTCTCAAGTTGAGCGAAGGGAAGCCGACGTATTCGTTCTATGATGGACCGCCGTTTGCGACTGGTTTACCCCATTATGGTCATTT GCTTGCTGGAACGGTCAAG GACATTGTGACTCGATATGCTCATGCCAATGGCTACCATGTCGAACGCCGGTTCGGATGGGACACCCACGGACTCCCAGTCGAACATGAGATCGACAAAAAGCTAGGTATCACCGGCAAGGAGGATGTGATGAAGATGGGGATCGACAAGTACAACGCCGAGTGCCGTGCGATCGTCATGCGTTACTCTTCTGAATGGCGTGCGACGGTAGAGCGGATGGGACGATGGATCGACTTTGACAACGACTACAAGACGTTGAATATCCAATTCATGGAGAGTGTGTGGTGGGCTTTCAGCGAGTTGTTTAAAAAGGGAATGGTGTACCGCGGTCTGAGAGTTATGCCATATTCGACGGGATGTACGACGCCCTTGTCGAACTTTGAGGCTGGATTGGACTATAGGGATGTGAGCGATCCAGCTG TTACTATTTCGTTCCCTCTCGTTGATGACCCATCTACTTCTCTACTCGCATGGACAACTACACCGTGGACTTTGCCTAGCAATCTTGCGCTCTGTGTTCACCCCGAGTTCACATACATCAAGATCCATGACCCGAAGTTTGGAAGCAACTTCATCCTTCATGAGAATCTCCTGACTACCCTTTACAAAGACCCAAAGAAGGTAGACTTCAAGAAGGTCGGTCAATTCAAAGGATCAGATATGAAGGGGTGGAGGTATACACCTCTTTTCGACTACTTCACAGAGCAG TACGAAGACCGAGCCTTCAGGGTAGTCAATGACACCTATGTGACGAGCGACAGTGGAACGGGTATTGTTCACCAGGCTCCATCTTTTGGTGAAGACGATCACCGTATCGCCCTTGCGCACGGAGTCGTTCGTGCTGATGAACAACCTCCTTGCCCTATCGACGATGCGGGTCGCTTCACTAAAGAGGTGCCTGACTTTGCGGGTTTGTACGTCAAG GTGGCAGACAAGGAGATCCAAAAGGTTCTGAAAGCTAAGGGACGATTGATTGTGCAGTCAACTATCATCCATCAGTACCCCTTCTGCTGGAG ATCGCACACCCCACTTCTCTACAAGGCCATCCCATCTTGGTTTGTACGCGTACAGTCGGCTGTAGATCAACTTGTGAAGAATAATGCCGAAACCCGATG GGTGCCACAAACCGTTGGAGATAACAGGTTTGGTAACTGGATTGCTAATGCTCGTGATTGGAATATCTCCCGTAACCGTTACTGGGGCACTCCAATCCCCCTTTGGGTCAGCGAGGACTTAGAAGAG GTCGTAGCTGTTGGCTCTGTCCAGGAACTGGAAGAGCTATCTGGAGTCAAGGGAATTACTGACCTACACCGCGATAAAATCGACCACATCACCATCCCATCAAAAACTGGTAAAGGTGTATTGAAGCGCGTAGAAGAAGTATTTGACTGCTGGTTCGAATCGGGAAG TATGCCTTATGCTCAGATTCACTATCCATTTGAGAACAAGGAGAAATTCCAAAACTCATTCCCGGCCGACTTTGTGTCGGAGGGTATTGACCAGACTCGTGGATGGTTCTACACACTTCTTGTCTTATCCACTCTTTTGTTTGGAAAGGCGCCGTGGAAGAACTTGATTGTCACTGGAATGGTGTTGGCTGC CGACGGCAAGAAGATGAGCAAGAGTCTCAGAAACTTCCCTGATCCCAGTTTGATCGTCAATCAATATGGAGCGGATGCCACTCG AATGTACCTTGTCAACTCACCTGTCGTACGCGCCGAGAACCTGCGTTTCCGTGAAGAGGGTGTACGAGAGGTTATCTCGCGGGTGCTCTTGCCATGGCTCAACTCGTATCGGTTCTTCCTCGGCCAAGTCGCATTGTTAAAAAAGGAGACCGGAATTTCATTCACGTATGAAGCTCACAAGGAGCGATCAAACAACGTGATGGATCGTTGGATCTTGGCTAGATGCCAGAGTCTTATTAAACTTGTCAAAGAAGAAATGGAGG CTTATCGATTGTATACAATCCTGCCAAGGTTGCTCGACCTGGTTGATGAACTTACCAACTGGTATATTCGATTCAACCGCAAGCGACTAAAGGGAGAAGATGGACCTGAAGTCGCCGTGGCTGCATTGAATACTTTGTTCGAAACTATCTTCACACTTTGCCGTACCATG GCATCATATACCCCGTTCATTACCGAAAACATCTACCAGGGATTGCGTGACTTTATTCCCAAGTCTGCCGAGGGAGAGGATGATCGCTCGATCCACTTTATACCATTCCCTGATGTCAAGGAGGAATACTTTGACAGTGTGATTGAACGTCAAGTCAAGCGTATGCAATCGGTCATCGAGTTGACTCGCACACTCCGGGAAAGGCATAATCGTGCTCTCAAG ACTCCTCTAAAAGAATTATTGGTCTTCCATCCTGACGAGGAGTACATCAAAGACGTACAGTCACTCCAGCGATACATCGAATCCGAGCTCAATATCCGCGAAATTATCTTTACCTCTGATGAGGCACGTACTGGAGTCAAGTACCGCGCCGTTGCCGACTGGCCTGTACTCGGACGCAAACTGCGCAAAGACATTGGCAAGGTCAAAGCCGGGCTACCTAATTTAACCTCGGATGCCGTCAAATCATACGTACAGACGGGTGCCATTGATGTAGCTGGAATATCGCTCGTGGCTGGCGACCTTGCTGTGCAACGATACGTAGACCTACCGGACGACGGAACGTCGGCAACGAACACAGACAACGATGTGGTCGTAGTGCTAGATATTCGTATCCATCCTGAGCTAGAGGGCGAAGGTCTAGCACGTGAACTCGTCAATCGTGTGCAGAAACTCAGGAAGAAGGCCGGTCTGCAAGCGGTGGACGAGGTAGATGTATACTATTCTTTCGCAAATGGAGAGGGACAGGATATATTGAAGGCAATCGGCGAGCAAGAGGAGATGATCAAGAAGAGTATCAAGGGCCTACCAAAGGACGTGACTGGTCGACCGAAAGGAGTCGCCGTACTGAtcgaggaagagcaggaGATTGGGGAGACGAAGTTCGCGCTGTCGCTTGTGCGGAACTGA